ACCTTAAATCTAGTTACGCTTCTTTGTCCTCTTTCATCTATGACTCTTCTTAAAGTACCTTCTCCAACTCTATATATAGGCTTATTAATAACTCCACTTTTTTCTTTTAAATTTCCATGAACAATAGCTAAATAACTTTTTACGAAGTCATCCTTTTGCATATCACGAGATAAAGCCATGTGACTATAGGCATTTTTAGCTATTAACACTAGTCCTGAAGTATCCATATCAAGCCTATTTACCAAACGCACTATACTATTTTCATTTTTTTCTTTAAAATAATATAAAACTCCATTTGATAAAGTACCATTTTGATGTCTTTTAGTGGGATGAACTACTATTCCCTTAGGCTTATTTATAACTACAATATCTTTATCTTCATAAATTACGTCTAAATGCATTTTTTCTGGCACAATATCTTGATTTTCTTCTCTATTTATTTGAAGTTCTATTACATCATCATTTTTTAACATATATGATAATCTTACATTTTCATTATTTACTTTTATTCTCCCCTCCCTTGCGGCTTTTCTTATGAATCTACTTGAACAATTAGCATGATTCTTTAAATAATGATTAAGTCTAATTTCTTCTTCATCAATTTGTACTTTTATCTTTAAAATATTATTCTTTTCTTCCATTACTACCTCGTTTCTTACAGACTTTTATATAATTAGTTTTTATATTCTTGGTCTTCTCCTAATATAACAACTACATCTGCATTACTGTTACTATTTGAACTTTTTTCAATTGATTTTATATCAAAGTCACTTTTTATCTGCTTCATCTGTTTACTAGTTACTTCACTTGAAACTATTACTTTACTCTTTTTAACACTATTTGTATTTCCAGTAGATATGTTTTTATATCCTTTATCTTCAATGTATCTTTTATAATTAGATGCAAGCCCTTGTTTTTTTGTACCATTTAATACTTCAATTTTAAAACTACCAATATCCCTGTTTTTAAATTGTCCTTTAACACTACTTACACTTTGTAATTTATCTATTATATCTTTGTTCTTATTTTTATTATAAACAAAGAATGAAGCTTTTCCTATGTATTTAGTACTTCCATTTAATGTTTGAGTTTTTATATTATCTGCTGTTGATAGTGCATACCCATATTTCAAAATTTCATTTGATGACATATTGGTTTCCACATATTTAGGTAACTTAGTTAATATACTTGGAATTCTAAATATTATAAATGGACTTTTCATCTTTTCAACTACTTTAGATATAAATATGTGTTGATTATCTATTCTACCTAAGTCACCTGATGCTAAACCACTACCATCATTATTTTTTCTCCATCTAAAAAACTCTTCAGCTTTTTTTCCATCTAAGTGTACTTTTTCTCCTTTTTTAAAGTGAATATGTAGATTTTGCCCTTCATCATCATAATCCATATTATTTTGTATATCTACATCTACACCACCAATGGAATCTATAATTTCTCTAAATCCTTCATAATTTATCTTTCCATAGTAATCGATTCCCACATCTAAAAGATTTTCAACTGCATCTATAGCACCTCTAACTCCACCTACAGCATGTGCAGCATTTATCTTTGCATTTCTTCCCCTTAACTTTATAAGAGTATCTCTTGGTATAGAAATTGCATCTGCTTCTTTTTTATTTTTATCGTAATGAATTAGTATCATAGTATCTGTTCTTTTATGATCATTTTTATCATTACTTCCTGGAGTTCCAATATCAACTCCCATAACTAATATATTTATAGCAGATTTATTGTCCGTATTTCTTGATGCTATTTTTGAATTGTTGTTTAACTCCCCAACAGCTTGATAAAAGTATACTATACTTATTATAAGTATTCCTAGAAGTATAGTTACTGCTGTTATTAATAATTTTTTTAACCCTATTTTTCTTTTCATATTAATCCCCTACTTATTATATAACATATAGTTTCTTGCTTCTATAGTGTCCTTATGTAAAAGCTGATTTCCATCTATTACATACTTTATAGTATTATCAAAAGATAGTATAAGAGCTTTATCTAAATTTTCATTAAAAGCAATATTTCTTAAATTATCAACTCCAGGAAAATCTCTTGAAGGTTCAATATAGTCTGCTATGTATATTATCTTTTCAAGAACACTCATATTAACTCTTCCTGTTGTATGATAAGCTATAGCACTTAATATATCCTCATCTTCAACACCCATAATTTCTTTTGCTACATAAGAACCAACTTTTCCGTGCAATATTGCAGGCATATTTTTTTCTACCTCATCTACCTTATTTCCATGATTCTCATAACTATCTATCATTTTTTTATCTGGTACATACTTTGCACAATCATGTATAAGGCCAGCTATTCTTGCTTTATCAACATCTTCACCATAAATTTCAGCTAATTTTACTGCTGTATCTCTTACACCTATACTATGATTAAATCTTTTAGGTTTTAAATTAGTTTTAAGATATTCTACCATCTTATCCTCTGACCACATGTAAAATCCTCCTTATTTATATAAATTCATTTTATTTACCATGCATCTTGCTTTTTCTGGAACTAAGTAACTTATATTTTCCCTATTTTTTATTTTATTTCTAATTGTAGTTGATGATATATCTATAACTGGTATATCAAGAAATATAATTTTTTTATTAAATTTCTTTTCTATTCTTTCCTTTTGCTTTAGCATATCTTCCATACTATATCCGCTTCTTCTAAATACTACAAAGTTACATAAGCTTAAAACTTCATTAATATTCTTCCACGAATCTAATTGCATTAAACAATCTGCACCAGTTATAAAATACCACTCAGTATCTTTATGCTTTTCATTAAAATGCTTTAATGTTTTATATGTATAACTTAAACCTTGATTTTTTAATTCATAGTCACTTACTTCAAATTTTTCTTCATTTTGTATTACGTCTTTTACTAGTTTATATCTAATATTTGCATCAGTTATAACTTTATCTGTTTTATGTGGTGGATTTCCAGAAGGAATAAATATAACTCTATCTAGGTTTAACTTATATAAAGCTTCATAAGCTATATGTAGATGCCCATTATGAATAGGGTCAAATGTTCCTCCAAAAATACCTTTTTTCTTCATAAAACACCAATCCTTTATAGTAAAATTTTAATGCTATACCAAAAAGTATAACACAAAAATTAAAAAATTAAAGATAAAAGGAAGGTGAAATCACCTTCCTTTTATCTTGGTAGTTCTATTTTAGGTTTATTTTTTGATCTTTTATATAGAACAAGCTTATTTCCTATAGCTTGAACTCCTTCACATTCTATCTCTGCACAAATTTCATCTGAAGCCTCTCTAGCTGTGAAAAAGCTATTGTTTAAAACTTTAATTTTTATAAGTTCTCTTGCTTCTAATGCGTCTTCTACTTGTTTTATAAAAGCATCATCTATTCCGTTCTTTCCAACTTGAAAAATAGGTTGCATTTTATTTGCCATTGCTCTTAAAAAACTTCTTTGCTTACTGCTTATCATACTTTTCCTCCTAAATTATAATAAAAAGTCAAATTCAAAATCATTAAGTCTTACAGTATCTTCATCTTGAATTCCCATTTCTTTAAGTTCATCTAGAATTCCCTTATTTCTTAATACTTTATGGAAATATCTTAATGAATCTGGATCATTTACATTTACACTCTTAAGAAGTCTATCTACAAAGCTTCCTTCTACAACATAAACACCATCTTCAACTCTTATAGTGTATGTAAATCTCTTTTCTTCTGGCATGAATCTTTCTTCTTCTGGTATTTCCATTTCTGTTATTGGTATCATGCTTAATTGTCTTGTTACTTCTTTAATTAAATCATCTACTCCATCTCTTGTAGCAGCAGAAATCTTAAATACCTTATCAAATCCTAATTTATTAACTTCTTTTTTAAATGTTTCAAAAACTTCTTCATCATATAACATATCAATCTTATTTGCAACAACTATTTGAGGTCTATCCCATAGTTTTACGCTGTAATTTTTTAATTCTTCATTTATCTTTTTGAAATCTTCTATAGGATTTCTTCCTTCAACTCCTGAAATATCTACCACATGAACTAAAAGTCTAGTTCTTTCAATATGTCTTAAAAAGTCAAGTCCAAGACCTACTCCTTCAGATGCTCCTTCTATTATACCTGGTATATCAGCCATTACAAAAGCGTTTGCACCTTCTATTTTTACAACTCCAAGGTTTGGTTTTAATGTTGTAAAATGATAGTTTGCTATCTTCGGTTTCGCTTTACTTACCATTGATAATAAAGTTGATTTACCTACATTAGGGAAACCTATAAGACCTACATCTGCTAAAAGTTTAATTTCTAGATTTATCATTCTCTCTTCGCCTGGCATTCCTGGTTCAGCAAAATTAGGCGCTTGTCTTGTAGGTGTTGCAAAGTGGTAATTTCCTTTTCCACCTTTTCCACCTCTAGCTACTATATAAGAGTCTCCTTCTTTTGCAAGGTCAACCATAGTTTTTCCAGTTTCAACATCTTTAACAACTGTTCCTATTGGAACTTTTATATATAAATCTTCACCTTTTTTACCAAAGCATTTAGAATTTCCACCATCTTCACCGTTATCAGCCACATATTTCCTTCTATATGTAAAATCTAATAAAGTAGTAAGGTTTCTATCTGCAACTAGTATTACACTTCCACCATTTCCACCATCTCCGCCATTAGGACCACCCATAGCTACATATTTTTCTCTTCTAAACGAAATACATCCATTACCGCCATTACCTGATTTAACTAAAATTTTCGCTGTATCTATAAACATATAATCACCTTACCTTTGTTTATTTAATATATCATAAAAAAGTTAATCTATAGGCAAGATTATTACCATAGACATACTTGTGTATACTTATATCACTTATATTTGAGTCTTTTTCTTCCCAGTCATCCATCCACTCAAGTTCATTGACGAGAGACTCTCCATTTGCAATCATCATGCTCTGTCCTAACTCATCTTCAAAAATGTATATATAAACAAATTTTAATTTGTTATTTTCAATATCATTAATTATATTATTTATTAATTCTTCTTTTTTATTATAGTGATTTTTAAAATTTTCTTTATAGAACTTGTCGATTTCCACATCTAAATCAACTTCTATTTCTTTTTGCTTTAATTCATTTATAATTTTTTCCATGTAAAACCCAAAATACTGATCTCCTAATGCATATAAACTACTTATATTTTTATTTTCACCAATAATCTTGTTTATATATCTTATTGCTTCTTTTGTATTATCTAATTGTAGATATCCATATATAATTTGGACGCAATTCATAAAGTCATGTCTTTCTTTTCTAAATGCATTTATAAACTTTTCAATATCCTCCATAATAATCCCCCATCAAAGAAAAGCATTTTAAAAAAGCACCCTATTGGGTGCCTTGAACTATTCAGCTACATTTTCTATTTCTACAGGATAAACGCTAGCTTGTTTTTTACTTCTGCCAACTCTTTCGTATTTTACTATTCCGTCTACTTTAGCATAAAGTGTATCGTCTCCACCTCTACCAACGTTAACACCTGGGTGGATTTTTGTACCTCTTTGTCTTACTAAGATATTTCCTGCAAGAACAAATTGTCCATCTCCACATTTAGTTCCAAGTCTTTTAGATTCAGAATCTCTTCCGTTTTTAGAACTACCTACTCCTTTTTTATGAGCAAATAATTGAAGGTTCATTAATAACATAAATTACACCTCCTCTTCCCTTACATTTATATAATCTCTATATCCTTGTTCCATGCTTCTAAGCCCAAGTAGCATTGTATGTAGTAAAACCTGACATGATTTTATATCTTCCATGGTTTTCTCTTCTATACTTAAACTTAAAAATCCGTCTACTATGCGATATTCAGCATGGATATTTAAAACTTCTAGAATGCCAATAAGAGTGGTTTGTGATATTGCAGATACAGCACTACATACTATATCTTTGTTATATTCATCAAACCCTGCATGACCTTCTATTTTAAAAGAAACGATGTTCTCATTCTTCTTCTTAAAAATAGCCTCAATCATAATTAAGCTTCAATTCTTTCGATTTGTAACTTAGTGTAAGGTTGTCTGTGACCATTTTTCTTTCTAGAGTCTTTCTTTGGTTTATACTTAAATACAACAACTTTTTTAGCTTTTCCTTGTTTAAGTACTTTAGCAACAACCTTTGCTCCTTCAACTACAGGAGCTCCAACTACTAGCTTACCGTCTTTATTTACAGCAAGAACTTCAGTTAATTCAACGTTTGAATCCACTTCAGCGTTTAGCTTTTCAACGAATAAAACGTCTCCTTCTTGAACTCTGTATTGTTTTCCACCTGTTTGAACTACAGCGTACATTAATAACACCTCCTTATAAGAGTCTCGCCACCGTCGGTACTCAAATTACTTTGAGATTTCTCACCTTATGCGTGCGGTTTACAAATGCCATTTTATCACACACCATATTATTTGTAAAGACAATTTTTATCCATATATTTTGATATTTTCAAGTTTTTTTATTTGACTTGCAAATAGTAATGGTTCAACTTTAAAATATTCTAAATTGCTTATGAAATTTACATATATGCTTTTATGCATACCCTCTATTTCTTCTATAAACTTAATAATATCCCCAAGAATATCTTTCTTATATATCTCATCTATTTCTATATATATATCTTTTATATTATAGCCTTCATCTATTTTTGTAATCTCATCTTTTATTAACTTATTTAAGTATTCTAGCTTTATTCTCTTTGATTTTCCATGACACATTGAACAATCTTCTTCTATGTATTCTGATATGGCTTTCCCCCTTCTTTTTCTAGCTATTTGCACTAAATTAAGTTGGGTAAATGGATAAATCACTGTTTTCTTCTTATCTTCTTTAAATTCTTCTTTTAAAATATGCATTATCTTTTTCTTGTATTCATAGTTATGAATGTCTATAAAATCTATAATTATAATTCCACTTAAATTTCTCATCATTATTTGTCTTGCAATTTCCTGTGCCGCTTCTAAATTAGTTACTAAAGCTGTCTTATCTATTGATGTTTGTTTTGTATTTTTCCCCGAATTAACATCTATAACATACATTGCTTCTGTTCTGTCTATAACTATATTTCCGCCACTTGGCAAAACTATTTTATTATTTCTAAGAGATAGTATCTCTTTTTCAATATTATAATGACTAAATAAACTTTGCTTTCCACTGTATACTTCTATTTCTAACTCTAGATCTGATTTATCTTCTACAAATTCCTTAATATACTCAGCATCATCTTCATTATTTACAATTACTTTTTTAGTATTAAAAGTTAATATATCATTTAGTATCCTTCCAAGTGTACCTCCGCCATTATATAAAAGCTTTGGTTTTAATGAATATGTACCTTCTTGTACTATTTTTTTATAATTATCATATAGCTTTTCTAATTCTTTATTTATATCTTCAATAGTTGCATCTAAAGCATTGGTTCTAATCATTATACCTATATCATCTGGTTTATTTATATTGTCTATTATATATGATTTAAAGTTATCATTATCTTCTATTTTTTTTGAAAAACCTATTTTTTTATTATGAGTTACTATAACTACATATCTTCCTGGAACACTTATAGAACTTGTTACTTTAGGCCCTTTTTCCCCTAGTGATTCCTTCATAATTTCAACTAAAACTTCATCACCATTTTTTACATCATCATTTTTAAATTTATGATTAAGATACATGTATGCGTTTTTATCGTATCCAATATCTATAAAAGCACATTTAATAGCTGGTACTATATTTTTAACCACACCTTTGTATATTTCTCCTGGAGATGGCTCTAACTTTTCCTCTTCTATGAAACATTCTTTTAATATGTCATCTTCTCTTAATACAATTCTTAAAATACCCTCTTCTCGTTCTATATAAATTGTTTCCAAAATTCCACCTCTTTTTAATACTTGTTATAAAATTTCATAATCCTTATCTTTCAGTCTATATCCATCTTTAAACATCTTATGTATTATACTCATTAGAGCTTGTGCATCAAATATAGCATAATGCCTATTTATTATAGGTATATTTAAATAATTTAATGCCTTGTCTAATGATGCATTTTGACCTATACCGTAAAACTCTTTAAATTCTAGGGATAAATCTAAATAATCTTCCTTTAAAAAAGGAAGATTAATACCATATTTATTGCATACCGTTTTTAAAATATCATATTCTGCCTTTCCCCAGGAAATCCAAAGTGTTTCTTTGGGTGTGTATAATTGTTGCAGTTCTAAAAAAACCTTATTGATTTCTTCTCCATTTTTTATATCATCATAAGAAAATCTTCCACCATAAATACTTTTACTTTTATCTTTACTATTCAAAAAATATCTAGGCTTTATAACTTTACTATACTTTTGAGTTAAGCTTTCACTTTTAAATATAACTCCAACTTCTATTATTTCTTGAAAATACTTTTTAGCTTTATTTTCAACAATTTTGGTAGTTATAAATTCAAAGTCTATAGCTAACAGATTGTATGGAATAAAAATAAATTCCTCATCTTCTACCAAATAAAAGCTCATTTATATTCTCCTAAGATATAATATTTATAGTATTAATTATACCCTATTTACAATCAAAGTAAAACTGCACATAAAAATATTCTTGCCAAGTTTTACTTTGCAAGAATATTTTTCATATCTATACTTATATTTTATATTAAATTATTGTCCTAAATATTCTAAAAGAGTTACTAACTTTTCTTGTTCATATGAATATAATTCTTGTCTTTCAATATAAACAAAGGCTTCTTTATCTATTCCGTCAACATGTTCTTTTATATAATCAGACATTATTTGTGCTGAAAGATTATCTACACTTCCACAGGATACTAAAGTATTTATATATAGCTTATTTTCTTTTATCTCAAAATCAATATTTTTAATTAAAGCTCTTATATTTACTTCTTTTTCTCCCTTTTTAGTCTTTTTCATTATCTTCCACTCATCTAATGATAATAGACTTTTTAATCCCTCTTCAACTATATCTTGATCTACACACTTTAGCACAATTTTATAATCTGCTGCTTTTACTGCTGCCATAGATGGAGGTGTCTTTTTTTCTCCTAATTTTTCTTTAGCCTTCTTAACATCTAAAATTTCAATACCTATTGGAGTATTATTGTTTAGTGTATCTTTTATTACTTTTTCATCTACTTGTTCCTTAAATTCAACATCCATATATTCTCCCTTAGATGCAACCCCTACTGATAAAGGTTGTGCTATAGATAAGATTATATGAGGATTAAATCCTTTTGAATACTCAA
This Clostridium novyi NT DNA region includes the following protein-coding sequences:
- a CDS encoding 3'-5' exonuclease, coding for MSFYLVEDEEFIFIPYNLLAIDFEFITTKIVENKAKKYFQEIIEVGVIFKSESLTQKYSKVIKPRYFLNSKDKSKSIYGGRFSYDDIKNGEEINKVFLELQQLYTPKETLWISWGKAEYDILKTVCNKYGINLPFLKEDYLDLSLEFKEFYGIGQNASLDKALNYLNIPIINRHYAIFDAQALMSIIHKMFKDGYRLKDKDYEIL
- a CDS encoding Spo0B domain-containing protein, producing the protein MEDIEKFINAFRKERHDFMNCVQIIYGYLQLDNTKEAIRYINKIIGENKNISSLYALGDQYFGFYMEKIINELKQKEIEVDLDVEIDKFYKENFKNHYNKKEELINNIINDIENNKLKFVYIYIFEDELGQSMMIANGESLVNELEWMDDWEEKDSNISDISIHKYVYGNNLAYRLTFL
- the nadD gene encoding nicotinate-nucleotide adenylyltransferase, whose amino-acid sequence is MKKKGIFGGTFDPIHNGHLHIAYEALYKLNLDRVIFIPSGNPPHKTDKVITDANIRYKLVKDVIQNEEKFEVSDYELKNQGLSYTYKTLKHFNEKHKDTEWYFITGADCLMQLDSWKNINEVLSLCNFVVFRRSGYSMEDMLKQKERIEKKFNKKIIFLDIPVIDISSTTIRNKIKNRENISYLVPEKARCMVNKMNLYK
- the obgE gene encoding GTPase ObgE, with the protein product MFIDTAKILVKSGNGGNGCISFRREKYVAMGGPNGGDGGNGGSVILVADRNLTTLLDFTYRRKYVADNGEDGGNSKCFGKKGEDLYIKVPIGTVVKDVETGKTMVDLAKEGDSYIVARGGKGGKGNYHFATPTRQAPNFAEPGMPGEERMINLEIKLLADVGLIGFPNVGKSTLLSMVSKAKPKIANYHFTTLKPNLGVVKIEGANAFVMADIPGIIEGASEGVGLGLDFLRHIERTRLLVHVVDISGVEGRNPIEDFKKINEELKNYSVKLWDRPQIVVANKIDMLYDEEVFETFKKEVNKLGFDKVFKISAATRDGVDDLIKEVTRQLSMIPITEMEIPEEERFMPEEKRFTYTIRVEDGVYVVEGSFVDRLLKSVNVNDPDSLRYFHKVLRNKGILDELKEMGIQDEDTVRLNDFEFDFLL
- the yhbY gene encoding ribosome assembly RNA-binding protein YhbY, whose amino-acid sequence is MISSKQRSFLRAMANKMQPIFQVGKNGIDDAFIKQVEDALEARELIKIKVLNNSFFTAREASDEICAEIECEGVQAIGNKLVLYKRSKNKPKIELPR
- a CDS encoding Rne/Rng family ribonuclease, coding for METIYIEREEGILRIVLREDDILKECFIEEEKLEPSPGEIYKGVVKNIVPAIKCAFIDIGYDKNAYMYLNHKFKNDDVKNGDEVLVEIMKESLGEKGPKVTSSISVPGRYVVIVTHNKKIGFSKKIEDNDNFKSYIIDNINKPDDIGIMIRTNALDATIEDINKELEKLYDNYKKIVQEGTYSLKPKLLYNGGGTLGRILNDILTFNTKKVIVNNEDDAEYIKEFVEDKSDLELEIEVYSGKQSLFSHYNIEKEILSLRNNKIVLPSGGNIVIDRTEAMYVIDVNSGKNTKQTSIDKTALVTNLEAAQEIARQIMMRNLSGIIIIDFIDIHNYEYKKKIMHILKEEFKEDKKKTVIYPFTQLNLVQIARKRRGKAISEYIEEDCSMCHGKSKRIKLEYLNKLIKDEITKIDEGYNIKDIYIEIDEIYKKDILGDIIKFIEEIEGMHKSIYVNFISNLEYFKVEPLLFASQIKKLENIKIYG
- a CDS encoding RluA family pseudouridine synthase → MEEKNNILKIKVQIDEEEIRLNHYLKNHANCSSRFIRKAAREGRIKVNNENVRLSYMLKNDDVIELQINREENQDIVPEKMHLDVIYEDKDIVVINKPKGIVVHPTKRHQNGTLSNGVLYYFKEKNENSIVRLVNRLDMDTSGLVLIAKNAYSHMALSRDMQKDDFVKSYLAIVHGNLKEKSGVINKPIYRVGEGTLRRVIDERGQRSVTRFKVVESYEDADLVELTLETGRTHQIRVHLSSIGHPIYGDSLYGKEEHEYIDRQALHAYKLQIPHPKDGRILKLESDLPDDMKNLISKLKK
- the rplU gene encoding 50S ribosomal protein L21; the protein is MYAVVQTGGKQYRVQEGDVLFVEKLNAEVDSNVELTEVLAVNKDGKLVVGAPVVEGAKVVAKVLKQGKAKKVVVFKYKPKKDSRKKNGHRQPYTKLQIERIEA
- a CDS encoding LCP family protein; this translates as MKRKIGLKKLLITAVTILLGILIISIVYFYQAVGELNNNSKIASRNTDNKSAINILVMGVDIGTPGSNDKNDHKRTDTMILIHYDKNKKEADAISIPRDTLIKLRGRNAKINAAHAVGGVRGAIDAVENLLDVGIDYYGKINYEGFREIIDSIGGVDVDIQNNMDYDDEGQNLHIHFKKGEKVHLDGKKAEEFFRWRKNNDGSGLASGDLGRIDNQHIFISKVVEKMKSPFIIFRIPSILTKLPKYVETNMSSNEILKYGYALSTADNIKTQTLNGSTKYIGKASFFVYNKNKNKDIIDKLQSVSSVKGQFKNRDIGSFKIEVLNGTKKQGLASNYKRYIEDKGYKNISTGNTNSVKKSKVIVSSEVTSKQMKQIKSDFDIKSIEKSSNSNSNADVVVILGEDQEYKN
- a CDS encoding TIGR03936 family radical SAM-associated protein; amino-acid sequence: MKTRYLIKYTKGDEIKYVAHLDLMRTIQRILRRSELPVEYSKGFNPHIILSIAQPLSVGVASKGEYMDVEFKEQVDEKVIKDTLNNNTPIGIEILDVKKAKEKLGEKKTPPSMAAVKAADYKIVLKCVDQDIVEEGLKSLLSLDEWKIMKKTKKGEKEVNIRALIKNIDFEIKENKLYINTLVSCGSVDNLSAQIMSDYIKEHVDGIDKEAFVYIERQELYSYEQEKLVTLLEYLGQ
- a CDS encoding ribosomal-processing cysteine protease Prp; protein product: MIEAIFKKKNENIVSFKIEGHAGFDEYNKDIVCSAVSAISQTTLIGILEVLNIHAEYRIVDGFLSLSIEEKTMEDIKSCQVLLHTMLLGLRSMEQGYRDYINVREEEV
- the yqeK gene encoding bis(5'-nucleosyl)-tetraphosphatase (symmetrical) YqeK, encoding MWSEDKMVEYLKTNLKPKRFNHSIGVRDTAVKLAEIYGEDVDKARIAGLIHDCAKYVPDKKMIDSYENHGNKVDEVEKNMPAILHGKVGSYVAKEIMGVEDEDILSAIAYHTTGRVNMSVLEKIIYIADYIEPSRDFPGVDNLRNIAFNENLDKALILSFDNTIKYVIDGNQLLHKDTIEARNYMLYNK
- the rpmA gene encoding 50S ribosomal protein L27; protein product: MLLMNLQLFAHKKGVGSSKNGRDSESKRLGTKCGDGQFVLAGNILVRQRGTKIHPGVNVGRGGDDTLYAKVDGIVKYERVGRSKKQASVYPVEIENVAE